In Electrophorus electricus isolate fEleEle1 chromosome 1, fEleEle1.pri, whole genome shotgun sequence, a single window of DNA contains:
- the pstpip1b gene encoding proline-serine-threonine phosphatase-interacting protein 1b isoform X1: MAALQFCDAFWGSDFSDLSGYEALLQRLNDGRRMCKDVEELLRMRAVAEEKFGKELVAIARRSGGHTEISTLRASFEQLKAEIENTGTQHILLSGMIKEEVQKIAVFREHQREQRKKLEEIIEKVQKPIEALHKKTMESKRCYEQRCKEADESEHCVERKNSPAATTTHRQTERVLNRARLCRQAARLAEKQLMWNVEQLDKIRQDWESTYRSTCEVFQQQEVDRIKMLRCVLWDHCNQLSMQCVKDDECYEEARKVLEQCDTTTDNNCFIQMRRTSFSPPNSVQFQSYYITDTNGQVDGQDEHGLSCLQLETSAVHNLTVSVAPSHQVTVAQDHLSGAFVTQEHGETEDEKYKVLYAYEAQDSDELSITCGEIVMITEQGDDGWWTARKGDLIGLVPGTYLIKV; the protein is encoded by the exons atGGCGGCTCTACAGTTCTGCGATGCGTTTTGG GGGTCAGACTTTTCCGATCTCTCGGGTTATGAGGCCCTCCTCCAGAGGCTGAATGATGGCAGACGAATGTGCAAGGATGTGGAGGAGCTACTCAGAATGAG AGCAGTAGCAGAGGAAAAGTTTGGAAAAGAGCTGGTGGCAATAGCACGGCGGTCAGGAGGTCACACAGAGATCAG CACATTAAGGGCATCTTTTGAGCAGCTTAAAGCAG AAATTGAGAACACGGGCACTCAGCACATCCTGCTATCTGGGATGATAAAAGAGGAAGTTCAGAAAATAGCAGTGTTCCGAGAACAtcagagagaacaaagaaaaaag CTGGAGGAGATCATTGAGAAGGTCCAGAAGCCCATAGAGGCCCTGCACAAAAAAACCATGGAG TCTAAGAGATGTTATGAGCAGAGGTGTAAAGAGGCAGATGAGTCTGAGCACTGTGTGGAGAGGAAGAACAGTCCAGCAGCCACAACCACCCACAGGCAAACAGAGAGG GTTCTAAACAGGGCCCGGTTGTGCAGGCAGGCAGCCCGACTTGCAG AAAAACAGTTAATGTGGAATGTTGAGCAGCTGGATAAAATTCGTCAAGACTGGGAAAGCACATACAGAAGTACATGTgag GTGTTCCAGCAGCAGGAGGTGGACCGTATTAAGATGTTACGCTGTGTGTTATGGGATCACTGTAATCAGCTGTCCATGCAGTGTGTAAAGGACGATGAG TGCTATGAGGAAGCGAGGAAGGTTCTAGAACAGTGTGACACCACTACAGACAACAACTGTTTCATTCAAATGCGAAGGACAAGCTTCAGCCCACCAA ACTCTGTGCAGTTTCAGAGTTACTACATCACAGACACCAACGGACAGGTAGACGGACAAGATGAACACGG GTTGTCCTGTTTGCAGCTGGAGACATCTGCTGTGCACAACTTGACTGTTTCAGTGGCTCCATCTCATC AGGTCACAGTAGCTCAAGATCATTTAAGTGGAGCATTTGTCACTCAGGAGCATGGAGAGACTGAGGACGAAAAGTATAAAGTTTTATATGCTTATGAAGCGCAG GATTCAGACGAGCTTTCTATCACTTGTGGCGAAATTGTGATGATAACTGAGCAGGGTGATGATGGCTGGTGGACAGCTCGAAAGGGTGACCTCATCGGCCTCGTGCCTGGAACTTACTTAATCAAGGTCTGA
- the pstpip1b gene encoding proline-serine-threonine phosphatase-interacting protein 1b isoform X2 — translation MAALQFCDAFWGSDFSDLSGYEALLQRLNDGRRMCKDVEELLRMRAVAEEKFGKELVAIARRSGGHTEISTLRASFEQLKAEIENTGTQHILLSGMIKEEVQKIAVFREHQREQRKKLEEIIEKVQKPIEALHKKTMESKRCYEQRCKEADESEHCVERKNSPAATTTHRQTERVLNRARLCRQAARLAEKQLMWNVEQLDKIRQDWESTYRSTCEVFQQQEVDRIKMLRCVLWDHCNQLSMQCVKDDECYEEARKVLEQCDTTTDNNCFIQMRRTSFSPPNSVQFQSYYITDTNGQVDGQDEHGLSCLQLETSAVHNLTVSVAPSHRQGHSSSRSFKWSICHSGAWRD, via the exons atGGCGGCTCTACAGTTCTGCGATGCGTTTTGG GGGTCAGACTTTTCCGATCTCTCGGGTTATGAGGCCCTCCTCCAGAGGCTGAATGATGGCAGACGAATGTGCAAGGATGTGGAGGAGCTACTCAGAATGAG AGCAGTAGCAGAGGAAAAGTTTGGAAAAGAGCTGGTGGCAATAGCACGGCGGTCAGGAGGTCACACAGAGATCAG CACATTAAGGGCATCTTTTGAGCAGCTTAAAGCAG AAATTGAGAACACGGGCACTCAGCACATCCTGCTATCTGGGATGATAAAAGAGGAAGTTCAGAAAATAGCAGTGTTCCGAGAACAtcagagagaacaaagaaaaaag CTGGAGGAGATCATTGAGAAGGTCCAGAAGCCCATAGAGGCCCTGCACAAAAAAACCATGGAG TCTAAGAGATGTTATGAGCAGAGGTGTAAAGAGGCAGATGAGTCTGAGCACTGTGTGGAGAGGAAGAACAGTCCAGCAGCCACAACCACCCACAGGCAAACAGAGAGG GTTCTAAACAGGGCCCGGTTGTGCAGGCAGGCAGCCCGACTTGCAG AAAAACAGTTAATGTGGAATGTTGAGCAGCTGGATAAAATTCGTCAAGACTGGGAAAGCACATACAGAAGTACATGTgag GTGTTCCAGCAGCAGGAGGTGGACCGTATTAAGATGTTACGCTGTGTGTTATGGGATCACTGTAATCAGCTGTCCATGCAGTGTGTAAAGGACGATGAG TGCTATGAGGAAGCGAGGAAGGTTCTAGAACAGTGTGACACCACTACAGACAACAACTGTTTCATTCAAATGCGAAGGACAAGCTTCAGCCCACCAA ACTCTGTGCAGTTTCAGAGTTACTACATCACAGACACCAACGGACAGGTAGACGGACAAGATGAACACGG GTTGTCCTGTTTGCAGCTGGAGACATCTGCTGTGCACAACTTGACTGTTTCAGTGGCTCCATCTCATCGTCA AGGTCACAGTAGCTCAAGATCATTTAAGTGGAGCATTTGTCACTCAGGAGCATGGAGAGACTGA
- the pstpip1b gene encoding proline-serine-threonine phosphatase-interacting protein 1b isoform X3: MAALQFCDAFWGSDFSDLSGYEALLQRLNDGRRMCKDVEELLRMRAVAEEKFGKELVAIARRSGGHTEISTLRASFEQLKAEIENTGTQHILLSGMIKEEVQKIAVFREHQREQRKKLEEIIEKVQKPIEALHKKTMESKRCYEQRCKEADESEHCVERKNSPAATTTHRQTERVLNRARLCRQAARLAEKQLMWNVEQLDKIRQDWESTYRSTCEVFQQQEVDRIKMLRCVLWDHCNQLSMQCVKDDECYEEARKVLEQCDTTTDNNCFIQMRRTSFSPPNSVQFQSYYITDTNGQVDGQDEHGLSCLQLETSAVHNLTVSVAPSHRFRRAFYHLWRNCDDN; the protein is encoded by the exons atGGCGGCTCTACAGTTCTGCGATGCGTTTTGG GGGTCAGACTTTTCCGATCTCTCGGGTTATGAGGCCCTCCTCCAGAGGCTGAATGATGGCAGACGAATGTGCAAGGATGTGGAGGAGCTACTCAGAATGAG AGCAGTAGCAGAGGAAAAGTTTGGAAAAGAGCTGGTGGCAATAGCACGGCGGTCAGGAGGTCACACAGAGATCAG CACATTAAGGGCATCTTTTGAGCAGCTTAAAGCAG AAATTGAGAACACGGGCACTCAGCACATCCTGCTATCTGGGATGATAAAAGAGGAAGTTCAGAAAATAGCAGTGTTCCGAGAACAtcagagagaacaaagaaaaaag CTGGAGGAGATCATTGAGAAGGTCCAGAAGCCCATAGAGGCCCTGCACAAAAAAACCATGGAG TCTAAGAGATGTTATGAGCAGAGGTGTAAAGAGGCAGATGAGTCTGAGCACTGTGTGGAGAGGAAGAACAGTCCAGCAGCCACAACCACCCACAGGCAAACAGAGAGG GTTCTAAACAGGGCCCGGTTGTGCAGGCAGGCAGCCCGACTTGCAG AAAAACAGTTAATGTGGAATGTTGAGCAGCTGGATAAAATTCGTCAAGACTGGGAAAGCACATACAGAAGTACATGTgag GTGTTCCAGCAGCAGGAGGTGGACCGTATTAAGATGTTACGCTGTGTGTTATGGGATCACTGTAATCAGCTGTCCATGCAGTGTGTAAAGGACGATGAG TGCTATGAGGAAGCGAGGAAGGTTCTAGAACAGTGTGACACCACTACAGACAACAACTGTTTCATTCAAATGCGAAGGACAAGCTTCAGCCCACCAA ACTCTGTGCAGTTTCAGAGTTACTACATCACAGACACCAACGGACAGGTAGACGGACAAGATGAACACGG GTTGTCCTGTTTGCAGCTGGAGACATCTGCTGTGCACAACTTGACTGTTTCAGTGGCTCCATCTCATC GATTCAGACGAGCTTTCTATCACTTGTGGCGAAATTGTGATGATAACTGA